DNA sequence from the Acidobacteriota bacterium genome:
TGTGAAGTACGGACAAAAGGTCCTGGAAGACGGCACCCAGCCGGTGACGGAGTTCAACGCCGCTCTTGAAAAGCTGGTTGCCGACATGTTTGAAACCATGTACGCCGCCAATGGCGTGGGTCTCGCTGCTCCGCAGATCGGCCTGACCCAACGGCTCTGCGTGATTGACATCACCTGCGGCCAGGACCCGAACGCCAAGCTGGTGCTGGCCAACCCGGAGATTGTATCAACCGAAGGAAACCAGACGGAAGAAGAAGGCTGCCTGAGCCTCCCGGACTTCCGCGCCAAAACTCCAAGGCCCTTGAAGGCCACGGTCCGCGCTCAGAACCTGAAAGGCGAAGAATTCACTATGGCGGGCGAGGGCCTGTTGGCTCGCGCCTTCTGCCATGAGACCGACCACCTGAACGGCAAGCTTTTCATTCACCGTCTGACGCGCTTGAAGCGCGAATCCATCAAGCGTAAGGTCCGCAAATTGGCCAAGGCGGGCGAGTGGTAGGATGGATTCCGGCCCGTCCTGCGTTACCAGCGAAGGGCTGTTCCCATTGGACATAATGGATGAACCTGATCTTTTGCGGCACTCCCCAATTCGCTGTTCCCAGCCTTGAAAAACTGGTCGCAGAAAATTTTTCCATTCAACTGGTGATGACGAACCCCGATGAGCCGCGCGGCCGCGGCCACAAGGTGCAACCTTCGCCGGTTAAGGAAACGGCCTTAAAGCACGCCCTTCCTCTCTATCAGCCCGCCAAAGTGAAGACCGGCGAGGCCCGGGAATACCTGTCGCATTACCGTGTCGATGTCATCGTGATTGTTGCCTACGGGCACATCGTTCCGCAGTGGATGATTGACCTGCCGCCGCTTGGCTGCATAAACTTGCACGCTTCCATCCTGCCCAAATACCGTGGCGCGGCGCCCATCGCCTGGGCGATCATTCGCGGAGAAAAGGAAACCGGCGTCACCACCATGAAGATTGACGCGGGTATGGATACCGGAGACGTGCTGCTCGAACGCCGCGAGCCAATCCGCGCCGACGACACGACGGAAACCCTGAGTGAACGGCTCAGCATTATAGGCGCAGACCTGATGGTTGAAACGCTGCACAGGCTCGAACAGGGTGAAATTACGCCCCGCCCGCAGGACCACCATCAGGCCACGTTTGCCCCGCGGCTTCAGAAAGACGATGGCCTGATCGACTGGTCGCTGCCCGCATTAGATCTTGAAAGGCGTGTTCGGGGTCTGATTCCCTGGCCGGGCGCCTATACATTATTTCGCGGGAAGCGTCTGCACGTCTGGCGGGCGGAAGTTGCTCAGGCGCCTGGCGCCGCCGCCGTTGCTCCTGGGACAATCTCGGCCGAGGTGGGACGGCTTTCAGCGGCCTGCGGCGACGGCAAGCAACTGGTCCTCCATGATGTGCAGCTCGAGGGCCGCAAGCGCCTTTCTGCCCGGGATTTCATAAACGGCGCCCGCGCCCTGACAGGCGAAATTCTTGGTTTCTGAGGTCAGCCTTGGCGCAAGTCTCGCCCGCCCGCAAAACCACTTTTGAAATTCTCGTTCAGGTTGATGCAGGGCAGGCTTTTGCTTCGGACCTGCTCCAGGGCCGGCATGTTTCAGCGCTCAGCGAAAGGGACCGTGGGCTTGCCACAGAAATCGTGATGGGCGTTCTCAGGTGGCGGGGTGAAATTGATCATCGCCTGCAGATGCTCTCTGGCCGGGGCCCTCAGTCGCTCGATCGCGAAGTTGCTGCAGCTTTGCGGATGGGCATTTACCAGATTGCCTTCCTCGTAAAGGTTCCCAAATCTGCCGCGGTGAATGAGTCGGTGGAACTCACTAAGCTCTCGCGCAAAAGTTCTGCCGCCGGACTGGTGAACGCAGTCCTGCGCAAGTGCGAGCCGGAAAGATTGCTGCAAAACTCCAGCGCGGCTCAACTGGGCAACCCGGAATTTCTGATGATCGTGCGGCGATCGGTCCCAGCGTGGCTGCTCGAGCGATGGGAAGCAAACTTTGGGGTGGATGCGGCAAACCGGCTGGCCTGGGCTGCCACTCAGGTTCCTCCAACCACGCTGCGAATCTGTTCCTGCACGCCGGCGCCGAATGAAGTGATCAGGAAGCTTGAAGAGAAGGGAAGCGTTGTTCGGCGCAGCGAATACGCCTCGAAGGCTTTGATTGTCCAGGCGGGCGAGGCAAATGTTTCCCGGCTTTCCGAAGACCTGGGCCTGGCCATACAGGATGAAGCCTCGCAACTGGTTCCTGAGTTGCTTCAGGCACGCCCGGCGGACAGTGTGCTCGATCTTTGCGCGGCACCGGGCATGAAGACCAGCCTCCTGGCAGACGATGTTGCCAACAGATTGCTGGTGGCCTGCGACGCGAGCACCCGGCGTCTCCAAACCATGCAGAAGCTTTTGCCGCGGCTCACGGCCAACGCTGCAGCGGTCCGTGTTGTGCGCCTTGATGCAACGCGGCCGCTCCCGTTCCAGCAAACCTTCGACCGCATCCTGGTGGACGCGCCATGCTCGGGCACCGGGACGCTGGCGCGCAATCCGGAAATCAAATGGCGGCTTGCAATCGAAGACCTTGGGCGGCTGGCGGAAATTCAAAGGAGGATCCTTTCAATCGCGCTTTCGGCCCTCGCGCCCGGAGGCCGCCTGGTCTATGCGACGTGCTCGCTGGAGCCGGAAGAGAACGAGAAGGTTGTGGAGAGCGTGCTCACCGCAGTTGCGAACTGCCGGTTGCTCAGCCGCGCAGAACTTGCAGAGAGCCTGCCCAGGATCGCTCCCTTGATCGACGCGCGCGGTTACTTCCGTACACGGCCTGACCTCGATGGCATGGATGGGTTCTTCGCAGCGGTTATTACTCGATAAGAGGCCTGTCGCAGGGTTCACGTCTTTGATAACATACTCGCAACCGTAGCGGCGAGTTTATCTCGCCAGGCGGCATGAAGCCGCCGCTCCCTAACGCTGCGTTGCTACGTAAGGAGGGTGCAATGGACCTGAAAGGCAAAAGGATTGCAGTCCTGGTCGCGGACCAATATCAGGAACTGGAGGTCTGGTACCCGCTGCTGCGTTTTCGTGAAGACGGCGCCGAGACGGTTGCGGTGGGCGCTGAGGCGGGGAAGACATACGACAGCAAGAAGGGCTACCCGGTGGTTGCGGACATATCCGTCAGGGACGTGAAAGCTGCGGATTTTGACGCTGTGGTCATACCGGGCGGCTGGGCACCGGATTTTCTGCGGCAGGATGAGCGCATGGTGGCGCTGGTGCGTGATATGCACAAAGCGGGCAAGGTGGTGGCTGCTATATGCCATGGCGGCTGGCTGCTCTGTTCCGCCGGAATCGTGGAAGGGCGAAAAGCCACTTGCTTCACGGCCATCAAGGATGACATGATTCACGCGGGCGCGCGGTACGTGGATGAGGAAGTGGCCGTTGACGGCAACCTGATCACATCGCGCAAGCCCGCTGACCTTCCGGCTTTCTGCCGGCAGATTGCGACGGCCCTTAGCGGCCAGGCGGTTGCGCAGCATGCGGGCAAGGTCTGATGGCCGAGCCTTGCGGGTCCGGTTGCAAGCAGCGGGGCCCGGTGGGAATTCGCGGTCCATTTTGCGGAGAGGAGTTGAGATGCGCAGATCTCTTATTCTGTTCTTGTCTTTGATGGTTCTGAGTGCAGTGGGATTTTTTGGCAACATCCGGCAGGCCCTTGCGAAGCAGGGGAAAGGC
Encoded proteins:
- a CDS encoding methionyl-tRNA formyltransferase produces the protein MNLIFCGTPQFAVPSLEKLVAENFSIQLVMTNPDEPRGRGHKVQPSPVKETALKHALPLYQPAKVKTGEAREYLSHYRVDVIVIVAYGHIVPQWMIDLPPLGCINLHASILPKYRGAAPIAWAIIRGEKETGVTTMKIDAGMDTGDVLLERREPIRADDTTETLSERLSIIGADLMVETLHRLEQGEITPRPQDHHQATFAPRLQKDDGLIDWSLPALDLERRVRGLIPWPGAYTLFRGKRLHVWRAEVAQAPGAAAVAPGTISAEVGRLSAACGDGKQLVLHDVQLEGRKRLSARDFINGARALTGEILGF
- the rsmB gene encoding 16S rRNA (cytosine(967)-C(5))-methyltransferase RsmB encodes the protein MRSALAQVSPARKTTFEILVQVDAGQAFASDLLQGRHVSALSERDRGLATEIVMGVLRWRGEIDHRLQMLSGRGPQSLDREVAAALRMGIYQIAFLVKVPKSAAVNESVELTKLSRKSSAAGLVNAVLRKCEPERLLQNSSAAQLGNPEFLMIVRRSVPAWLLERWEANFGVDAANRLAWAATQVPPTTLRICSCTPAPNEVIRKLEEKGSVVRRSEYASKALIVQAGEANVSRLSEDLGLAIQDEASQLVPELLQARPADSVLDLCAAPGMKTSLLADDVANRLLVACDASTRRLQTMQKLLPRLTANAAAVRVVRLDATRPLPFQQTFDRILVDAPCSGTGTLARNPEIKWRLAIEDLGRLAEIQRRILSIALSALAPGGRLVYATCSLEPEENEKVVESVLTAVANCRLLSRAELAESLPRIAPLIDARGYFRTRPDLDGMDGFFAAVITR
- the def gene encoding peptide deformylase gives rise to the protein MIYPIVKYGQKVLEDGTQPVTEFNAALEKLVADMFETMYAANGVGLAAPQIGLTQRLCVIDITCGQDPNAKLVLANPEIVSTEGNQTEEEGCLSLPDFRAKTPRPLKATVRAQNLKGEEFTMAGEGLLARAFCHETDHLNGKLFIHRLTRLKRESIKRKVRKLAKAGEW
- a CDS encoding type 1 glutamine amidotransferase; this translates as MDLKGKRIAVLVADQYQELEVWYPLLRFREDGAETVAVGAEAGKTYDSKKGYPVVADISVRDVKAADFDAVVIPGGWAPDFLRQDERMVALVRDMHKAGKVVAAICHGGWLLCSAGIVEGRKATCFTAIKDDMIHAGARYVDEEVAVDGNLITSRKPADLPAFCRQIATALSGQAVAQHAGKV